One window from the genome of Streptomyces sp. NBC_01476 encodes:
- a CDS encoding flavin reductase family protein: protein MTAIIDLGSVAGQPEDSGFDPARFRSVFRRHAAGVAVITAMGAGGPAGFTATSLTSVAAQPPLLSFGISVTSSCWPTVAQADFVGVHILGEHQEALAAVFARSGADRFGPPTAWSVGPHGVPLLDAVSAWLVCRVEALVPAGDHRLVIARAVAGDPDGPGGPLLYHQGDFHRLPS from the coding sequence GTGACCGCGATCATCGACCTCGGCTCCGTGGCGGGGCAGCCGGAGGACTCCGGCTTCGACCCGGCGCGCTTCCGTTCCGTCTTTCGCCGGCACGCCGCCGGTGTGGCCGTGATCACCGCCATGGGCGCCGGCGGCCCGGCCGGCTTCACCGCCACCTCGCTCACCTCGGTCGCGGCGCAGCCCCCGCTGCTCTCCTTCGGCATCAGCGTGACCTCCTCGTGCTGGCCGACCGTGGCCCAGGCGGACTTCGTCGGCGTGCACATACTCGGCGAGCACCAGGAGGCGCTGGCCGCCGTCTTCGCCCGCAGCGGCGCCGACCGCTTCGGCCCGCCCACCGCCTGGTCGGTGGGACCGCACGGTGTCCCGCTGCTCGACGCCGTCTCCGCCTGGCTGGTCTGCCGCGTCGAGGCCCTGGTGCCGGCCGGTGACCACCGGCTCGTCATCGCCCGGGCGGTGGCCGGTGACCCGGACGGTCCCGGCGGCCCGCTCCTGTACCACCAGGGCGACTTCCACCGGCTGCCGAGCTGA
- a CDS encoding electron transfer flavoprotein subunit beta/FixA family protein, with protein sequence MSLRIVVAVKYVPDATGDRHFAEDLTTDRDAVDGLLSELDEYAVEQALQIAEAADDAEVTAVTVGPEDARGAVLKALQMGVAKGVHVEDDALHGTDVIGTSLVLAKAIEHIGYDLVVTGMASTDGTMGVLPALLAERLGVPGVTLLSEVAVADGKVTGRRDGDVASEQLEASLPALVSVTDQSGEARYPSFKGIMAAKKKPLESLDLSDLGIDPAEVGLAGAWTAVDDATARPPRTAGTIVKDEGEGGKQLAEFLASQKFI encoded by the coding sequence GTGAGCTTGAGGATCGTAGTCGCAGTGAAATATGTGCCCGATGCCACGGGTGACCGTCACTTCGCCGAGGACCTGACCACCGACCGTGACGCGGTCGACGGCCTGCTGTCGGAGCTGGACGAGTACGCGGTGGAGCAGGCGCTGCAGATCGCGGAGGCCGCGGACGACGCGGAGGTCACTGCGGTGACGGTGGGCCCGGAGGACGCCAGGGGTGCGGTGCTCAAGGCGCTGCAGATGGGTGTCGCCAAGGGTGTCCACGTGGAGGACGACGCCCTGCACGGCACCGATGTGATCGGTACGTCGCTGGTGCTCGCCAAGGCGATCGAGCACATCGGCTACGACCTGGTCGTGACCGGTATGGCCTCCACCGACGGCACCATGGGTGTGCTGCCGGCGCTGCTGGCCGAGCGGCTCGGCGTTCCCGGTGTCACTCTGCTCTCCGAGGTCGCGGTGGCGGACGGCAAGGTCACCGGCCGCCGTGACGGTGATGTGGCCAGCGAGCAGCTGGAGGCGTCGCTGCCCGCGCTGGTGTCGGTCACCGACCAGTCCGGTGAGGCCCGTTACCCGTCCTTCAAGGGCATCATGGCCGCCAAGAAGAAGCCGCTGGAGTCGCTGGACCTGTCCGATCTGGGCATCGACCCGGCCGAGGTGGGCCTGGCCGGCGCGTGGACCGCGGTCGACGACGCCACCGCGCGCCCGCCGCGGACCGCGGGCACGATCGTCAAGGACGAGGGCGAGGGCGGCAAGCAGCTCGCGGAGTTCCTCGCGAGCCAGAAGTTCATCTGA
- a CDS encoding thioredoxin family protein, protein MTGLIVCLAVLAAASVYGVVHRRKDGRVRVRAKDGDERLTAGDLGEPLGERATLVQFSSAFCAPCRATRRVLDEVAGMVPGVRHVEIDAEANLELVRRLNVLKTPTVLVLAADGSIVRRAAGQPRRADVIAALGTAVEPV, encoded by the coding sequence ATGACCGGACTGATCGTGTGCCTGGCCGTGCTCGCCGCAGCGAGCGTCTACGGCGTCGTGCACCGGCGCAAGGACGGGAGGGTCCGGGTGCGGGCGAAGGACGGCGACGAGCGGCTGACGGCCGGCGACCTCGGTGAGCCGCTGGGGGAGCGGGCCACGCTGGTGCAGTTCTCCAGCGCCTTCTGCGCCCCCTGCCGGGCCACCCGGCGGGTGCTGGACGAGGTCGCGGGCATGGTCCCGGGGGTACGGCACGTGGAGATCGACGCCGAGGCGAACCTGGAGCTGGTCCGGCGGCTGAATGTGCTCAAGACCCCCACGGTGCTGGTGCTCGCCGCGGACGGTTCGATCGTCCGCCGGGCGGCGGGCCAGCCGCGGCGCGCGGACGTGATCGCCGCGCTCGGCACCGCCGTGGAGCCGGTGTGA
- a CDS encoding DUF4395 domain-containing protein, protein MEIDVRGPRFGAALTTVVLAVALITGSGWLLLVQAVFFAVGAGAGVQNSPYGWVFRTLIRPRLGPPPATEDAAPPRFAQAVGLVFSVIGVIGYLVGPQWLGTAATACALAAAFLNAAFAYCLGCEMYLLLKRATA, encoded by the coding sequence ATGGAGATCGATGTCCGGGGGCCGCGTTTCGGCGCCGCCCTCACCACCGTGGTGCTGGCGGTCGCGCTGATCACCGGCAGTGGCTGGCTGCTGCTGGTGCAGGCGGTGTTCTTCGCCGTTGGCGCGGGCGCCGGTGTGCAGAACTCGCCGTACGGCTGGGTGTTCCGAACGCTGATACGGCCCCGGCTCGGCCCGCCGCCGGCCACCGAGGACGCCGCGCCCCCGCGCTTCGCGCAGGCGGTGGGGCTGGTCTTCTCCGTGATCGGCGTGATCGGCTACCTCGTCGGCCCGCAGTGGCTGGGTACCGCGGCGACCGCGTGCGCCCTGGCCGCCGCGTTCCTCAACGCGGCGTTCGCGTACTGCCTCGGCTGCGAGATGTACCTGCTGCTGAAGCGCGCGACGGCCTGA
- a CDS encoding threonine aldolase family protein, which translates to MADAPTVTEQLASDAVRRHDPQVRGFASDNYAGAHPEVLTALALANGGHQVSYGEDAYTAHLQEVFRGHFGPTAEVFPVFNGTGANVTALQSVTERWGGVICAESAHINTDECGAPERVGGLKLLTVPTPDGKLTPGLIDRQAFGFTDEHRAQPQVVSITQTTELGTCYTPEEIKAICDHAHELGMAVHLDGARLANAAAFLDVPAARFTTEAGVDILSFGGTKNGLLFGECVVVLSPERVRAMPYLRKAGMQLASKMRFVSVQFEALLAGDLWLRSARHANAMARRLDRAVRQIPGVQVVRPVESNAVFAVLPREVSERLQKRYRFYFWNEATGEVRWMCAFDTTEQDVDGFAAAIAEELQEYAL; encoded by the coding sequence GTGGCTGACGCCCCGACCGTGACAGAACAGCTCGCCTCGGACGCCGTACGGCGTCACGATCCGCAGGTCCGCGGATTCGCCAGTGACAACTACGCGGGGGCGCACCCCGAAGTCCTCACCGCGCTCGCCCTCGCCAACGGCGGCCACCAGGTCTCCTACGGCGAGGACGCGTACACCGCCCACCTCCAGGAGGTCTTCCGCGGACACTTCGGGCCCACCGCCGAGGTGTTCCCGGTCTTCAACGGCACCGGCGCCAATGTCACCGCGCTCCAGTCGGTCACCGAACGCTGGGGCGGGGTGATCTGCGCCGAGTCCGCCCACATCAACACCGACGAGTGCGGCGCCCCCGAGCGGGTCGGCGGCCTGAAACTGCTCACCGTGCCCACCCCCGACGGCAAGCTCACCCCCGGACTGATCGACCGGCAGGCGTTCGGTTTCACCGACGAGCACCGGGCACAGCCGCAGGTGGTCTCGATCACCCAGACCACCGAACTCGGCACCTGCTACACGCCCGAGGAGATCAAGGCGATCTGCGACCACGCCCATGAGCTGGGCATGGCGGTGCATCTGGACGGCGCCCGGCTCGCCAACGCCGCCGCCTTCCTCGACGTCCCCGCGGCCCGTTTCACCACCGAGGCGGGGGTCGACATCCTCTCCTTCGGCGGCACCAAGAACGGTCTGCTCTTCGGCGAGTGCGTGGTCGTGCTCAGTCCTGAGCGGGTCCGCGCGATGCCGTACCTGCGCAAGGCCGGGATGCAGCTCGCCTCCAAGATGCGCTTCGTGTCGGTGCAGTTCGAGGCGCTGCTGGCCGGTGACCTCTGGCTGCGCAGCGCCCGGCACGCCAATGCGATGGCCCGCCGGCTGGACCGGGCGGTACGGCAGATCCCCGGTGTGCAGGTCGTGCGGCCGGTGGAGTCCAACGCGGTCTTCGCGGTGCTGCCGCGCGAGGTCAGCGAACGGCTGCAGAAGCGCTACCGGTTCTACTTCTGGAACGAGGCCACCGGCGAAGTGCGCTGGATGTGCGCCTTCGACACCACCGAGCAGGACGTGGACGGCTTCGCCGCGGCGATCGCGGAAGAGCTGCAGGAGTACGCGCTCTGA